A region of Anopheles merus strain MAF chromosome 2R, AmerM5.1, whole genome shotgun sequence DNA encodes the following proteins:
- the LOC121603580 gene encoding cyclin-L2 yields the protein MSVSKTITETVTATGKAASAVIGTTQSAPATAAAPQPVQRPYGKIVLTLENCLLPEVKLDQTPSQNDGLDRETETDLRILGCELIQTAGILLKLPQVAMATGQVLFQRFFYSKSFVRHSMEATAMSCICLASKIEEAPRRIRDVINVFHHIKQVRSQKPLLPMILDQHYINLKSQVIKAERRVLKELGFCVHVKHPHKLIVMYLKYLELEKHQNMMQMAWNFMNDSFRTDVFVRYQPETIACACIYLTARKHNIPLPSNPPWFVIFRVSEDDMLDVCYRIMALYKRGKPNAELLEEAVEALKKKYQEQRKKDRPEAAPAPAPTVITVDRNNGSHNAWGGFIQRAIPLPLNPSGAAGTTNSSANSGTGGGTAAPSSGSNANSTAGLNNNEPDTAGGGTMGDGKKRSSRSRSKSLSKSSRSKSRSLSRSVSRSRSRGSRSRSRTSQSRSRSKTRTSRSRSRSPASRSRSRSRSPHSPHYSTDKSGGGTRRTSKKTRHRSRSPAKVSSSGKKKSSRHYSSRSPSPDSPQKYKKSDKKYDRRSGKEDRNNDNRYTNGADRDRGDRSKGMNHTNSFMVEHSRRDRDRDRDRMRSDSGKVGGGGGGYDRDDYRRTEKDYRGNGKHDKYGSSRHSDSSSRHRSSKHERERSRDRDRDRRR from the exons ATGAGCGTGAGTAAAACAATCACCGAAACGGTTACCGCCACCGGTAAGGCGGCATCCGCCGTGATAGGTACCACCCAGTCCGCGCCAGCGACGGCCGCAGCACCGCAGCCCGTCCAGCGCCCATATGGGAAAATCGTGCTCACGCTCGAAAACTGTCTGCTTCCGGAAGTGAAGCTGGACCAAACCCCGTCCCAGAACGATGGGCTCGATCGGGAGACGGAGACGGATCTGCGTATCCTCGGGTGTGAGTTGATCCAGACAGCAGGAATATTGCTAAAATTGCCCCAG gTTGCCATGGCGACTGGGCAGGTCCTATTTCAGCGATTCTTCTACTCAAAGTCCTTCGTGCGCCACAGCATGGAGGCGACGGCGATGAGCTGCATCTGCCTGGCGTCGAAAATCGAGGAAGCCCCGCGCCGGATCCGTGACGTCATAAATGTGTTTCACCATATCAAACAAGTCCGCAGCCAAAA GCCACTGCTACCGATGATACTGGACCAGCACTACATCAACCTGAAGTCGCAGGTCATCAAGGCGGAGCGGCGCGTGCTGAAGGAGCTCGGGTTCTGCGTGCACGTGAAGCACCCGCACAAGCTGATCGTGATGTACCTGAAGTACCTCGAGCTGGAAAAGCACCAGAACATGATGCAGATGGCGTGGAACTTCATGAACGACTCGTTCCGGACGGACGTGTTCGTGCGCTACCAGCCGGAAACGATCGCGTGCGCGTGCATCTATCTGACCGCGCGCAAGCACAACATTCCGCTGCCGAGCAATCCGCCGTGGTTCGTGATATTTCGCGTCAGCGAGGACGACATGCTGGACGTCTGCTACCGCATCATGGCCCTGTACAAGCGGGGCAAACCGAACGCCGAGCTGCTGGAGGAAGCGGTCGAAGCGCTGAAGAAAAAGTACCAAGAGCAGCGCAAGAAGGACCGGCCCGAGGCGGCGCCGGCTCCGGCCCCGACCGTCATTACGGTGGACCGGAACAACGGGTCGCACAACGCTTGGGGCGGGTTCATTCAACGGGCCATCCCACTGCCCCTGAATCCATCCGGAGCGGCGGGCACTACGAACAGCAGCGCCAACAGTGGGACTGGCGGCGGGACTGCAGCGcccagcagtggcagcaatGCGAACAGCACCGCCGGACTGAACAACAACGAGCCCGACACTGCCGGAGGAGGGACGATGGGCGATGGGAAGAAGCGTTCTTCGCGTTCGCGGTCTAAATCGCTGTCGAAATCCTCCCGCTCGAAATCGCGCTCGTTGTCTCGGTCGGTGTCGCGGTCGCGATCCCGCGGCTCCCGGTCCCGCTCCCGCACATCACAGTCGCGCTCGCGCTCCAAAACGCGCACGTCCCGGTCGCGTTCGCGCAGCCCCGCTTCCCGCTCGCGGTCACGTTCGCGCTCGCCTCACTCGCCGCACTATTCCACCGACAAGAGTGGCGGCGGCACCAGAAGGACCTCGAAGAAGACGCGCCATCGCTCGCGCTCGCCGGCGAAGGTGTCATCCTCGGGCAAGAAGAAATCCTCCCGCCACTACTCGTCCCGTTCGCCATCGCCCGACTCGCCGCAAAAGTACAAAAAGAG TGACAAGAAATACGATCGTCGCTCGGGCAAGGAGGACCGAAACAATGACAATCGCTACACTAACGGCGCAGATCGTGATCGCGGCGATCGCTCGAAGGGAATGAACCACACCAATTCGTTCATGGTGGAACACTCTCGCCGGGACCGCGATCGCGACCGTGATCGAATGCGATCGGACAGTGGCAAGGtaggtggcggtggtggtgggtacGATCGAGACGACTACAGGCGTACCGAGAAGGATTACCGGGGCAATGGAAAGCACGACAAGTATGGCTCTAGTCGCCATAGCGATAGCAGCAGTCGACATCGGTCATCCAAGCACGAACGCGAACGATCACGCGACCGTGATCGAGACCGTCGGCGATAG